The genomic stretch AAAAAGAGCTCAACAAACTGATCAGGAATGCTCTCGCTCTGTCTTGGGCTGCTTACTGGCAACTTTAAGGtggtggtggaaaaaaaaaccttaaagcCATTCTGAACAATAAACAGCACCACATTAATAACTTCATTATTCActaacaaatacataaaaaattgtAGTTTTGCCACAATTTACACACTGAACAGTAGATATTGAAATATTGTATGTCTGGCACTTTAACTCTGAGTGAAATAAACagcacttttctttttaactttcaGAAAATTCCCACTTGTCACATCTCATGGATTGAACAGACATTCTATATTATACTTTATAAAATCAGTAGGTAGAGTAAAAGTAGATGTAGCAGCAACAGATACACTTCATTCTTCTGACCACCAGGTGTCATTATCACACTCTTTAGTGAAAAACGTTGCAAAATTCTGTTACTGCATTTTTAATAGTGTATTTTCAGcacttatattttaatatattttgtataactGAGTGTATTAGAGTGTGGATAATCAATCACAAACACATGATTTAAACAATGATTCTGTTTTGTCCTGTAAGGTTCAGACATTAATACATAAAGTATCATGTTTTATACATTCATTTGGAGTTAATATCtctggcggtcgttggtaacttGGGCCTCGACCGATTGCCTTAATGCAAGATCACAGACAATTCAAACTCTATGTTCCAGAAGTTATTGCAAAATGTAAGCTTTAATGTTGTCCACAAgaactctcacactctcactcatgCTGATTAAACACAGAACTGCTGATTACTCACTTCCAACCTGTGCTGTTTATAATAACTGTTTCTACTAAACAGTTTTACTTTTTGACATTAAATACTAAGATGTTCTGGAGCCTCTGTATTTATCAATCCTTGTTAATGTGTTTACACTTTTTCTGTTTGTCCTCCAGGAACGGCCATAACACTAGAGAGAATGTATCTAAGCTGGCtgatcatgcacacacacacacacacacacacacacacacacacacacacacacacacacacaccctccacaTGATGTAAAATAATGTTGCCTAAAAAAATGCCTACATTCCCATTGTAGAGATTTAGGATGTGGACAGGGGTCAGTATTCTGCAGTTTTGCATCCCAATGCACATCAATGCCAATGAGTGCCCATGGCCCTTCCTGCCACTGGTCTTTACCTGAACTAATTTTATGTACAACCACTACAACCACTGAATTTTAatcataatgtatttttaaaataaacagagcCATTTTCTGTTGTAATTTTCCGAACCAACTTTTAAAATACTAAAGAAAAAGTGAACGTTTATAAAAgtcataataataagaatatgaTTGAAATtagttaatatattttaatgcttaagagtaaaacagtttacattttagaGAAAGATAATATATGATAAATATCAGTAATGTTAGCTGGATAGCTTGTTGCTAACAAAACATATGACATCATAGGGAGTGatacaagaaataaaacactaatgGATTACTAAATGCACACGCAATATTTACATTCAGAACTAAAGTATTTATCATTGAGAATCTACAGCAGACTGAAACAGTTCTAACCTGCAGACAGCAGAAAAAATACTCTGTACTTCTATAAATGATTAAAGTTGATTTAAATGGCTGTAAGTTGCTCATGTTGCGAGAGTAAAGAAGCGATTCAGgtttttcatttcagtaaaGAGTTCTCTCTATTCATCAGCTGTTTCAGAACTTCTTTTCTTCATCATGTTCCTCAAAGTctggaagaaaaaacacacaggaacatcagaaatgtgtgttaaaGTAGAACATGTTGTTGACATTTATAAACATCAGTTGTGTATAAAaactcacattaaaaaaaaagaaaatgaattttattaaattaataatctaataatgGTTTTCATTGAAACGTAAATTCAGAGCCATATACTGTAGGCTGATTACCACAAAGCTTCTCCCATAACCGTACTTAGAAACGAGGAGAAGACCAGCTTTCCCAGCAGGATTTACTGGACTAATAAAAGGCAACGCCAAAGTTGAGAACCTCAAAATGAATTGCCAAGCAGGACCTTCAGATAAGTCTGGAATTTCACATGTCAAATGGCCAAAAACCAATGACAAATGCAATGAGAACATTTGACCAGAGTTTCCATCACCCACACAGGTCTCACAGTGGAGGATTATTACCACATTGTGCAGGAGATGAGTAAAAGCTATATTTCAGGTAGTAATGGAGCAAAGATTTCTGTAGAAATAATGAAGGaaagtaaagagagagaaacttaGAGCTTAAAAGGTGTTCATTTAAGCCAGATTTTCTATTCATCAACAATATATTGATATCTGCAGTCAGAAGGCAGTGGACTCAATCTTCATTATCTGGAAGCAATTGCAGTAAATCACACTACTAGATGAGGCAGAAACAGAAGGGTTATGGTGAACATAAGGACACTAAGAACAGCCTCTTCATCAAAATAATCAGggattaaaatagaaaaacatgAGTAAAAGGGGCTCCTGGCTGATGACCAGCACAATAGCACTGTAGGATGTGTGTCAAAAAGAAATGACTCACCTTTGCTGGCATCTAACAAGTGTGTGATAAACATCATCAGATTTCCGGCCTGCAGGGTCGAGAGCTGCATACGTGTCGTCTTTAACACTCAACCCAATGTTCTGCAGAGAGGAGGGGTGGAGAACATGAGCAGGTTCTGCTGAAGATCTTTACAGTAAGAGTTTATTATGAACAAAGCAGCCACCTGATGGACAGGTCTGTATTAACTCACCTGATGATCACCTTCATCTGCCTTTTCTTCTGTCTGTACcatctatttaaacaaaatcaaatatttcTCCATCGTAAACATCTTCATAAGAATTAATGATGAATTTATCAGTACATTTATTCTCACCTCAGCCAGAAGAGTGCAAAGAGAAGAGCTGCAAGCCCAAAAGTCCAAGTCCAACAGCCACATACACAATTATAGAGCCACCTGAtacaatgtacacacacacacacacacacacacacacacacacacacacacacacagagataatactttaaataaatgaaatatcttCAGATGAACAAAGTTTATCCACAGTACAGAATGTAAAATGGAGCAGTGATGAAACAGTAATGTCTAAACATCTCTCACCAGTTATAGTGATGGACACTGCAGCTGATCTCTCAGAGCCGAGTTTATTCTGAACCTCACAGTAGTACAGTCCACTCTGTAGAGCTCTGTAACTCTGTCCTGATCCTACAGGTGATGCTTCATTCTCCTTAAACCAGGTGTagttctccacaggtgggtTACTGTCACTGCTGCAGGTCAGAGTTACTGAACTTCCCTCCACAATCTCACCTGAGGGGCTAATGGACATGTTCTTCGGAGGATCTAAAGAGTTTCAAGATAAGAGTGAAGAAAGCAGGTCATTGTCATAATTAATGCTTTTGGATTATGTTTCTTCAATATTTTTCAATactattttttatgaattttattgaaatgactaaaacaaaactaaacctCCTACAAATCACACAGGTCTGTTGTTAAATCCCATAATAATTCCTTATATATTTTCCAGAAATGATTAACATGTGCTTCCTTCCATGTGAACTCCTGGACTGTTGATCAGGAATTTCTGTGGCATCAAGCAACATAAAGCAGAGTGTAAATGGAGGGTGGAGTCGGGAGAAGTGAGTGATGAAGATCCCACACCTGtatgtaattttaataacatGTGTTCTGTGTTTCAGTGAGGGGCACCAAGGATAAAGGAAAAGAGATAAgagccttgtgtgtgtgtttgagagagagagagagagagagagagagagagagagagagagagagagagagagagagagagagagagagagagagtgagaaatgaGTCATGTAGGTTCTAGTGAATGAAAAGTGAAATTAAACGAGACTAGAAATAAAAATTCCAGTCGGCTTTAAGCTCTGTCTCCTTCTGACTGCTGTGGTGGACACAAGGCTCAGTGTTCAGCAGAAACAGAAGAACTAAAACCAAAATCCTCTCAGAGATCAGTGAAGGAGAGCAGGATTCTATAACAATACATGAATGAGTCTGTGATATTTAACATCTAAACTCCACTCAGACAAACTGCTATGACTCTGATACTGACATTTATCACTATcaccatttttattacacaaatcttttgtgttgttttactttattaaatactGAGATAATAAATAAGAAGGTCAATAAAACTCACATCTGACACTGAGGTATTGAGCAGGAGATGGGAGATGTTCAGATCCTCTTACAGCACAGTTATAACTGCCTGCATCCTCACTGCTGACCCTCTGCAGGTGGAGTTCGTTGCTCTTGAAGGTGTTTGTGGTTAaatcatgtgtgtttttgtaccagATGAATGTTGGATCAGTCAGACTGCAGGTGGTTTTACAGGTCAGAATGACTGATTCTCCCTCTGTCACTTCTGCAGGAGCGATCAGCTGAAGATCTTATACAATGAGAGAAACATTAAATCTGAATCAGTGAATAATCACCTGCTCACACAAAATCTTTTGTAAATCACCTGAACGACAAGCAGAAATGTTCAAtttatcagtttatttattattttgtggtGTTTCATGAAAACAGTAATTCAATTAGAATGAGTTTTTCATTCATCTGTTACAAAACTCCTGTAGCTAAAAGGAGATTATGGTCTGAGTGACACATGTAGAGAATAAGATGATTTTATTTACCTGTAACTCTGAGTGTAATTCCAGGAACACCCTGATATTTATCTTTAGTTGTTCTGAATCTGAAGCAGTACATGTGTTCATCTGATTTCTTCACATCACTCAGTCTGAGGGAGAAGTGATTCTGTTTATCTCCTAAATACTCCACTCTGCCTGAGTAACCTGATTCATTACTCAGATCAGTCACTTCTACACCCTTAACTGGGTTtataaaccaaaacctgttaTTCACTGTAACATCTGTTGGATGTGTGTAAGTGGCCTCCATAACCACTGTAGATCCTTTTACAGCACAGAGATGTAGTTTGCTGTATTTCACACTCCATTGATTCCCAGGAGCTCCTGAAACATGACACATGAAAGAGGTGATTAGAGATCATTATCCTGAGCCCCATAAAACACTGAGTTATTTTAcagcttctcttctctcctctggAACTCCGGGGCAGAAACATACAAACTATTCTTTACTACTGGAAGGAAACTGTGCAGGATTTAGacacagtgtttattattattattattattattattattattattattattattattattattattgatttctttatttgatcattattactgtgtatataatgcACTGATGAATCCTACAGATTTGTTAAATATTACAGTTCAGTCTCTGATCTAAAATCAGCATGAGCCACAACTGACTGTGagacttttttaataaatttacgactaaataataaaaaaatgtttgattatatatatattttttttctatatacttTTTCTATTCTTTGTCATCTCTTTTTCAAGACAGActataaaatctctctctctctctctctctctctctctctctctctctctctctctctctctatatatatatatatatatatatatatatatatatatatatatatatatatatatatatatatatacacagtggaacccgtttATCTCAACCTCgtttatctcgacaaccctattacgacgtttttgaagtgaaaccgccaaattctcgctttgtctgagcatttttatcggttatgtcgattcttttatgtcgccaaaCCCTGATAtttcgagcacaagggggaaaaatttgccatttaacgtcagttatctctgtgcagccgcagaagaactcatgaagtggcggaaaatcaagtcttacagatgctacaggtgttgtattgtatactggtgaatctctgctgttagttagtgcacatatgccttttgttgttaaatgttatgcgatgaacgggaggcgacgcggaacgtgtgatgaccatccaatATCATAGAATGAATACCGGCAGGATCGgtgggaatccgcgatgcgctttgggtaGAAAAGATCAgctgttgagagagtgccggtgggaaagCACGTACcaggatacgcatgagcgataacaacgaccgccgtgaaccaacaatataccaacaataacggacagtgagtgtgtggaagtttaaataggagctggtgatgatgataaacgagcagcatatgtgcgcgattgaagccgggagcttcagagaaagcggttaaaaagcacctgacacgctgaaggggcggcgtggcaggtggattcctgacagataaacatgtactgtatgtatttttatagcatgccttcaaacaaatcgcggcaacgctgttgtgtaaaaaaaaacttcaaaaacacgttcatgcacattctcatttattaacgcacatcatgtacataaagaaatttcaagcacgttaatatattgccgccattttgattttcgtttatctcgatcatcggttacctcgatgctttttggcgaccccctaggacatcgacataaccgggttccactgtatatatatcatcatcatcccacAGCTACCAACAGGGACGGGTGAAATCCAACATGTGCTTCCTcctgataatatatatatatatatatatagagagagagagagagagagagagagagagagagagagagagagtcagctATTTGGGTTTTTGAAGACAATCTGGCACCAATTGGAGGTTCCTGGTGTCCTTATATGTTTTTGAAACATGGACACCATTTCCGCATAGCAGATTGCAAGGGGGCCATCCCTCAGTGatggatattttatatatatatatatatatatatatatatatatatataaatatatacatacatacacacacacacatacacacaaaataattgACAGAAACAAAGACAACTGTGAATAAAGacacaataaaataatgattaataataagaCAGGGATGGAGACACTGACTGGGTGCTTTGTGGTGAAAAGCGCTAATATACTTATTCATGCACTGAACACGACTCACCTGACATCAGTAGGAGAAACATCAGACAAAATTGGGGCTCCATTTTGAGGGACATCACTactaaagaaaacaataaaaaaattaaatgaattgcgaaatagtaaaaaaaaaaaaaaaaaaaagttttttcattgagaaaaaaatgtcagatttatggaaggagtctctaaTGTTAGAGATTTGTGACCATCAGAGGTAACGCTATAAAATATTCAGGACAGTTTGTACCTCTTTTATTTGACttgaagaggaaaaagaagagaaattaGAGACCACAGAGGAAACAACTATAGCTGGTGTACAGCTGGTctccttttaattattttaatctagtttttatttaatttatcaaTTCTTCAGATTCTCTACATCACTTATTTAGccacattcatttacataaacaacaaccccaaatcaccatatactgtaaatatcttattttaaagtgtgatttcatggatatattttatgttttagtaTTGTAGCCACAGAGCTTGTAAATTGATATAAAAACAGACCCTGTCACtacatcataatcataatttatcAGAATATTGaagtaataatgtttttatgtgtttcTCACCGTGTGACTCGACCTTCCTGAACGACGAccaaacagagagaaagtgtgagagttGAAGGAGTCGGTTGTGTACGGTGAGTTGTTGATGTGTTCTGTTTCCTCTGTCACTGAATCAGTTGCTGCAACTGAGGAAATGTGCATATCATTTTTACCATCTCAGTCCAGAAGGGTGAAAGGAAATGGAGTGGGGTTGAGATAAAACCACTGCATCTCCCACTGAAGAAGTGAAACTAACAGCATGGCCATCATCACCCTGaaccacttaacacacacacacacacacacacacacacacacacacacacacacaagaaaaaaaacacacgtgTTGTGCATAGAGTCATAgagttttatagttttataaaaatgatcagGGTAATGTTTAGATTTGGtttgaatgttttatatatgtttataattgtGTCTACactcattttttattgtttcagtaTTGTGTTTCGTTTAAAAGTCAAATCCTGCTGATTGGAGGAGACTGTGGATTTTGCTGCTCAGAATGGAACACAATAATCACCAGAGCAATAACAGAGGGAAGAAAACACAAAGGAGTTGTTTCTACCTGTGTCTATTACAttcctcctttttctctcttttttcagcTTGATTGTTATGGTGTCTGTTTCCTATGATTATTTTGCAGTGTCTCCAGCCTTTTCCCGAGTTTTTCTGTGTAAGTATTTGctaatcatttttttctattgttttctattttctattttttttcccaacttgTCCAAGTCTGTATCtgctttttcagtttttaaatgtttatttggagtgaaaagaaaaaaaaaatgttagatgACTAGCATGTTgctaacaaaacacacactatctgCATTGAAAGACTGATATTCTGTAATTCCTGCTACATGTGCCAGGGGGCAGTGGTGGTGTAATGACACTCTAatgcaggggtgtcaaactcaggcccgcGGGCCAAATCCGTGAAATGATTTTATATTgctctattattattgttattaatgtcccggcgatatgaagcgctgataacacaaactacagatcccataatgcagcgcttcagctgccttaccgaacgctcgaatacctgggaacattccagcgtcaatcaagtcgagcttctgttgatgtatttaaccctattgtacagttattgtgaaacagcgcctcacagtggtgaagagaaaagttgactctgggtagatgtttactgacgctggcggtaaacacgtgtgtgtgtgtgtgtgtgtgtgtgtgtgtgtgtgtgtgtgtgttattagtggagcgaatgtggctgtaattaaggaattgaatctaagacagaactacgagacaaaacatcaggagaagctgaaaaacctgaatgcagagcagaagatacagaaagtagaagagttaaagaagaatctaaAATTTCACAGACGTTTttaaaaagagcaaaagaagTGAAACTGCTGTGAAAGCAAGTTTTATTGtggcagaggagaaatcagaggcaCATCAGCCAGTTATTTAGTTTCTGAAGAGCGGCATGATGAAATTATTTAACGTTTAGggtatttattctggaataatattcctgtcttttttattcatatttatgttcaaaaaactgttttaactgtgttcagtaaatgtttatcctgtttggCCCgagacctaaagtgtgctttgagttttggcccccggtgcaattgagtttgaccctCCTGCACTACAGCATCTCACTAGAAAGACTGATGGACGTGTTTTTGAAAGATCTATAGAGTTTAATGATAAAAGGGAAGAAAGCATGTCATGTCTTTAATCAATGATATTGTTAGGTCTTTTGCTGCATTTCTGCTTTTGTCGAATTGCCCCACTGGTTTTTCACAACTGTAGAGTTTCCTTTCATTTCAGTTTCATTGATTGCATTTTAACATTGCTTGTTAAAAAGAGCTCAACAAACTGATCAGGAATGCTCTCGCTCTGTCTTGATCTGCTTACTGACAACTTCAAGGtggtggtggaaaaaaaaaaaaaaaaacctttaaacttAAAGCCATTCTGAACAATAAACAGCACCACATTAATAACTTCATTATTCActaacaaatacataaaaaaaatctgagattTGTAATCGAAAGTATTTGTAGTTTTGCCGCAATTTACACACTGAACAGTAGATATTGAAATGCTGTATGTCTGGCACTTTAACTCTGAGTGAAATAAACAGCACTTTCCTTTTTAACTTTCAGAATGTATCTAAGCTggctgatctcacacacacacacacacacgcacgcacgcacgcacgcacgcacgcacgatGTAAAATAATGTTGCCTAAAAATGCCTACATTCCCATTGTAGAGATTTAGGATGTGTACAGGGGTCAGTATTCTGCAGTTTTGCATCCCAATGCACATCAATGCCAATGAGTGCCCATGGCCCTTCCTGCCACTGGTCTTTACCTGAACTAATTTTATGTACAACCACTACAACCACTGAATTTTAatcataatgtattttaaaataaacagagcCATTTTCTGTTGTAATTTTCCAAGCCAACTTTTAAAATACTAAGGAAAAAGTGAACGTTTATAAAAgtcataataataagaatatgaTTGAAATtagttaatatattttaatgcttAAGAGtaaaacagtttatattttaGAGAAAGATAATATGATAAATATCAGTAATGTTAGCTGGATAGCTTGTTGCTAACAAAACACATGACATCATAGGGAGTGATAATAAAACACTTATGGATTAATAAATGCACACGCAATATTTACATTCAGAACTAAAGTATTTATCATTGAGAATCTACAGCAGACTGAAACAGTTCTAATCTGCAGACAGCAGAAAAAATACTTTGTACTtctattaaatgtaataaattaaagctgctttaaatgGCTGTAAGTTGCTCATGTTGCGAGAGTAAAGAAGCGATTCAGgtttttcatttcagtaaaGAGTTCTCTCTATTCATCAGCTGTTTCAGAACTTCTTTTCTTCATCATGTTCCTCAAagtctggaagaaaaaaaacacacaggaacatcagaaatgtgtgttaaaGTAGAACATGTTGCTGACATTTACATAAAactcacattttttaaataaagaattcattttatcaaaataataatctaataatggTTTTCATTGAAACGTAAATTCAGAGCCATATACTGTAGGCTGATTACCACAAAGCTTCTCCCATAACCGCATTTTAGAAACGAGGAGAAGACCAGCTTTCCCAGCAGGATTTACTGGACTAATAAAAGGCAATGCCGAAGTTGAGAACCTCAAAATGAATTGCCAAGCAGGACCTTCAGATAAGTCTGGAATTTCACATGTCAAATGGCCAAAAACCAATGACAAATGCAATGAGAACATTTGACCAGAGTTTCCATCACCCACACAGGTCTCACAGTGGAGGATTATTACCACATTGTGCAGGAGATGAGTAAAAGCTATATTTCAGGTAGTAATGGAGCAAAGATTTCTGTAGAAATAATGAAGGaaagtaaagagagagaaacttaGAGCTTAAAAGGTGTTCATTTAAGCCAGATTTTCTATTCATCAACAATATATTGATATCTGCAGTCAGAAGGCAGTGGACTCAATCTTCATTATCTGGAAGCAATTGCAGTAAATCACACTACTAGATTAGGCAGAAACAGAAGGGTTATGGACACTAAGAACAGCCTCTTCATCAAAATAATCAGggattaaaatagaaaaacatgAGTAAAAGGGGCTCCTGGCTGATGACCAGCACAATAGCACTGTAGGATGTGTGTCAAAAAGAAATGACTCACCTTTGCTGGCATCTAACAAGTGTGTGATAAATATCATCAGATTTCCGGCCTGCAGGGTCGAGAGCTGCATACGTGTCGTCTTTAACACTCAACCCAATGTTCTGCAGAGAGGAGGGGTGGAGAACATGAGCAGGTTCTGCTGAAGATCTTTACAGTAAGAGTTTAATATGAACAAAGCAGCCACCTCATGGACAGGTCTGTATTAACTCACCTGATGATCAACTTTAATCTGcctttttcttctgtctgtaccatctatttaaacaaaatcaaatattttccCAACATAagcatttttcagaggaattaataattaatttatcaGTACATTTATTCTCACCTGAGCCAAAGGAGGGTAGAGAGAACAGCTCCAAGCCCAAAAAGTCCAAGTCCAACAGCCAAATACACAATTATAGAGCCACCTAAtacaatgtacacacacacacacacacacacacacacacacacacacacacacacacacacacacacacacacacacacagataatactttaaataaatgaaatatcttCAGATGAACAAAGTTCATCCACAGTACAGAATGTAAAATGGAGCAGTGATGAAACAGTAATGTCTGATCAATTATCTTACTGGTTATAGTGATGCACACTGCAGCTGATCTCTCAGAGCCGAGTTTATTCTGAGCCTCACAGTAGTACAGTCCACTCTGTAGAGCTCTGTAACTCTGTCCTGATCCTACAGGTGATGCTTCATTCTCCTTAAACCAGGTGTAGGTCTCCACAGGTGGGTTACTGTCACTGCTGCAGGTCAGAGTCACTGAACTTCCCTCCACAATCTCACCTGAGAGATTAATATACACGTTCTTCGGAGGATCTAAAGAGATTCATGATAATAGTAAAGAAAGCAGTTAATTGTCATAATGAATGCctttgtattaaatattcatCAAAACTATTTTAGCACTTATCACCGCTGTGGGCCATTCAAAATTTAGGAccaattgaataaaaataaatctgaaaatctttttatttattggtcaaaatgtaatttagtgtggatttctttttgtttttggtatGAACTTTTCtgaaaatctaaaacaaaacaattctaAAACATTCTAAACCTCCTACAAATCACACAGGTCTGTTAAATCCCATAATAATCCCTTATATATTTTTGGAATAATTAACATGTGCTTCCTTCCATGTGAACTCCTGGACTGTTGATCAGGAATATCAGCTTTAAGTCTACACCATCAAGCAGCCTAAACTACATTTACCTTCTCAGTGAACTTGTTTTTACAAAATCATTATTCACACACTCAAAGTTACTGTAATTACTAAACATGTGAAATTACATCAGACTAAGATCTTAACTCACtctatattattttgtttgataGATAAAACCATTAACTTCAGCTGTGCATCAATAAAGCAAGATGAGTCTGTATGCAGAACAGTGTGTTTTCAGGAAGAAAGTACGTGTGGGAACAGCGATGAGAAGCAGAGTGTAAATGGAGGGTGGAGTCGGGAGAAGTGAGTGATGAAGATCCCACACCTGtatgtaattttaataacatGTGTTCTGTGTTTCAGTGAGGGGCACCAAGGATAAAGGGAAAAGAGATaagagccgtgtgtgtgtgtgtgtgtgtgtgtgtgtgtgtgtgtgtgtgtgtgtgagagagagagagagagagagagaaatgagtcGTGTAGGTTCTAGTGAATGAAAAGTGAAATTAAACgagactgaaaataaaaattccagTCGGCTTTAAGCTCTGTCTCCTTCTGACTGCTGTGGTGGACACAAGGCTCAGTGTTCAGCAGAAACTGAAGAACTAAAACCAAAATCCTCTCAGAGATCAGTGAAGGAGAGCAGGATTCTATAACAATACATGAATGAGTCTGTGATATTTAACATCTAAACTCCACTCAGACAAACTGCTATGACTCTGATACTGACATTTATCACTACCATTTTA from Silurus meridionalis isolate SWU-2019-XX chromosome 24, ASM1480568v1, whole genome shotgun sequence encodes the following:
- the LOC124378583 gene encoding sialoadhesin-like; protein product: MSLKMEPQFCLMFLLLMSGAPGNQWSVKYSKLHLCAVKGSTVVMEATYTHPTDVTVNNRFWFINPVKGVEVTDLSNESGYSGRVEYLGDKQNHFSLRLSDVKKSDEHMYCFRFRTTKDKYQGVPGITLRVTDLQLIAPAEVTEGESVILTCKTTCSLTDPTFIWYKNTHDLTTNTFKSNELHLQRVSSEDAGSYNCAVRGSEHLPSPAQYLSVRYPPKNMSISPSGEIVEGSSVTLTCSSDSNPPVENYTWFKENEASPVGSGQSYRALQSGLYYCEVQNKLGSERSAAVSITITGGSIIVYVAVGLGLLGLQLFSLHSSG